A section of the Enterobacter sp. C2 genome encodes:
- a CDS encoding amidohydrolase yields MQFAQQLIEWRRELHQYPELSLQEFETTRRIRQWLENAGLRLLPYDLPTGVVVEIGNGEKIIALRGDIDALPIDEASGVPFSSKNAGIMHACGHDVHTTVMLGAALLLKEHEHRLAGRVRILFQPAEENFGGAKRLINAGVLNGVSAIFGMHNEPGLPVGVFATRGGPFYANVDRFVIGVKGKGAHAARPHEGNDAILLASQLVNALQSVASRNVNTLDSVVLSVTRIAGGNTWNVLPETVELEGTLRTHDVAVQQQVKRRVNAIAAGLGQAFGAEIAVNWYDGPTALVNDERWAAFARDVADWHGYETQHAGLHMGGEDFAVYLQHIPGAFVSIGSASEFGLHHPAFNPDEALLEGAARYFALLAEKALLQP; encoded by the coding sequence ATGCAGTTTGCACAACAGCTGATTGAATGGCGACGCGAGCTTCATCAGTACCCGGAGCTGTCGCTTCAGGAGTTTGAGACAACGCGGCGGATCCGCCAGTGGCTGGAAAACGCCGGGCTGCGGCTGTTGCCTTACGATCTGCCCACTGGCGTGGTGGTAGAGATCGGCAACGGCGAAAAAATAATTGCTTTGCGCGGTGATATCGATGCGCTGCCTATCGACGAGGCCAGCGGCGTGCCGTTTAGCTCGAAAAACGCCGGGATCATGCATGCCTGCGGCCATGACGTGCACACCACCGTGATGCTTGGCGCGGCGCTGCTGCTCAAGGAGCACGAGCACCGGCTGGCGGGCAGAGTGCGCATCCTGTTCCAGCCTGCCGAAGAGAATTTTGGCGGTGCGAAACGGCTGATTAACGCAGGCGTCCTGAATGGCGTCAGCGCGATTTTCGGCATGCACAACGAACCCGGTCTGCCGGTGGGCGTCTTTGCCACACGCGGCGGCCCGTTCTACGCCAACGTCGATCGCTTTGTCATTGGCGTGAAGGGCAAGGGGGCACATGCCGCCCGCCCGCACGAGGGCAACGACGCCATCCTGCTGGCGAGCCAGCTGGTTAACGCCCTGCAGAGCGTAGCCAGCCGCAACGTTAACACCCTTGACTCGGTGGTGCTCAGCGTGACGCGGATCGCCGGGGGCAATACCTGGAACGTGCTGCCGGAGACGGTAGAGCTGGAGGGCACTCTGCGTACCCACGACGTTGCGGTTCAACAGCAGGTGAAGCGGCGCGTAAACGCCATTGCCGCCGGGCTGGGTCAGGCGTTTGGGGCGGAGATCGCCGTCAACTGGTACGACGGCCCCACGGCGCTGGTTAACGATGAGCGCTGGGCCGCCTTCGCCCGTGACGTCGCTGACTGGCACGGGTATGAGACGCAGCACGCCGGGCTGCATATGGGCGGAGAGGATTTTGCCGTCTATCTGCAACATATCCCTGGTGCTTTTGTCAGCATCGGCAGCGCCAGCGAGTTTGGCCTGCATCACCCGGCCTTTAACCCCGACGAAGCTCTGCTTGAAGGCGCGGCGCGCTACTTTGCGCTGCTGGCTGAAAAAGCGTTACTGCAACCTTAA
- a CDS encoding LLM class flavin-dependent oxidoreductase: protein MSYRISLLDKSPIADGETATEALARTLHLAQRAEEWGYHRFWIAEHHNTPQLASPSPELVIAWIVGQTRRIRVGSGGVMLQHYSPYKVAENFNLLATLAPGRIDLGVGKAPGGLPLSTRALQQGLDQERAGTFADKLAQLDNWLSLSVNDRQQESLLATPVPPHRADGFLLGASVVSARLAAALDWNFVFAAHLNGDKALLRDVLTAWQAHSQRSTVVAVQAIVADSDADAQALAREVELWGVELENGQRVTVASQEQAQAFARQAGSPAKQIVRRDSSALVGTAETVLAGLNALHHAWGIDEFIIDTPITGGAARITSLRLLAEAWSQERHVTEAAECSLHNS from the coding sequence ATGTCATATCGAATTAGTCTGCTGGATAAAAGTCCCATCGCCGATGGCGAAACGGCAACGGAGGCGCTGGCCCGCACCCTGCACCTGGCGCAGCGAGCCGAGGAGTGGGGCTATCACCGCTTCTGGATCGCTGAGCACCACAACACCCCGCAACTGGCCAGCCCATCACCGGAGCTGGTAATCGCGTGGATCGTCGGCCAGACCCGGCGTATTCGTGTCGGCTCCGGCGGCGTCATGCTGCAACACTACAGTCCCTACAAGGTCGCGGAAAACTTTAACCTTCTCGCCACGCTGGCACCGGGACGTATCGATCTCGGCGTAGGCAAAGCCCCTGGCGGCCTGCCGCTCTCCACCCGCGCGCTTCAGCAGGGGCTGGATCAGGAACGCGCCGGCACCTTTGCAGACAAACTGGCGCAGCTCGACAACTGGCTTTCACTCTCGGTAAACGATCGCCAGCAGGAGAGCCTGCTGGCAACGCCGGTACCGCCTCACCGCGCCGACGGTTTTCTCCTCGGAGCGAGCGTCGTGAGCGCTCGGCTGGCTGCCGCCCTTGACTGGAACTTTGTCTTTGCTGCGCACCTGAACGGGGATAAAGCTCTGCTGCGCGACGTGCTCACGGCCTGGCAGGCGCATAGCCAGCGCAGCACGGTGGTGGCGGTGCAGGCGATTGTGGCCGACAGCGATGCTGACGCGCAGGCGCTGGCCCGGGAGGTTGAGCTGTGGGGCGTGGAGCTGGAGAACGGCCAGCGCGTCACGGTAGCCAGCCAGGAGCAGGCGCAGGCGTTTGCCCGTCAGGCGGGCAGCCCGGCGAAGCAGATTGTTCGCCGGGACTCCTCGGCGCTGGTGGGCACGGCAGAGACGGTGCTGGCCGGGCTGAACGCGCTGCACCATGCATGGGGCATTGACGAATTTATTATCGACACGCCCATTACCGGCGGCGCAGCGCGGATTACCTCCCTGCGCCTGCTGGCAGAGGCGTGGTCGCAGGAGCGGCACGTGACGGAGGCAGCGGAATGCAGTTTGCACAACAGCTGA
- the ansP gene encoding L-asparagine permease, which produces MKNSNNSAAEHQAAKRRWLNSHEEGYKQAMGNRQVQMIAIGGAIGTGLFLGAGARLQMAGPSLAIVYLVCGIFSFFILRALGELVLHRPSSGSFVSYAREFLGEKAAFVAGWMYFINWAMTGIVDITAVALYMHYWGAFGDVPQWVFALGALAIVGTMNMIGVKWFAEMEFWFALVKVLAIVVFLVVGTIFLGTGKPLDGGTTGFHLITDNGGFFPHGLLPALVLVQGVVFAFASIELVGTAAGECKDPQTMVPKAINSVIWRIGLFYVGSVVLLVLLLPWNAYQAGQSPFVTFFSKLGVPYIGDVMNMVVLTAALSSLNSGLYSTGRILRSMSMGGSAPKFMSKMSKQHVPYAGILATLAIYIFGVVLNYLVPASVFEIVLNVAALGIIASWAFIVVCQMRLRKAIKEGKAADVSFKLPGAPVTSWLTLLFLLSVLVLMAFDYPNGTYTIASIPVIAVLLVVGWYGVRKRVQEIHSTAPVHSEETAESAVLVEKTSS; this is translated from the coding sequence ATGAAAAACAGCAACAACAGCGCAGCAGAGCATCAGGCTGCAAAACGCCGCTGGCTTAACTCGCATGAAGAGGGGTATAAGCAAGCGATGGGGAACCGTCAGGTGCAGATGATTGCTATCGGCGGTGCGATTGGTACAGGGTTATTTCTCGGTGCGGGCGCACGCCTGCAGATGGCAGGCCCTTCGCTCGCCATCGTCTATCTGGTTTGCGGGATCTTCTCTTTCTTTATTCTCCGCGCGCTCGGCGAGCTGGTATTGCACCGCCCCTCCAGCGGCAGCTTCGTCTCCTACGCCCGTGAGTTCCTGGGTGAGAAAGCAGCATTCGTTGCCGGCTGGATGTACTTCATCAACTGGGCCATGACCGGCATCGTGGATATCACCGCCGTTGCGCTCTATATGCACTACTGGGGCGCGTTTGGCGACGTGCCGCAGTGGGTCTTCGCTCTTGGCGCGCTGGCTATCGTCGGCACCATGAACATGATCGGCGTGAAATGGTTCGCCGAAATGGAGTTCTGGTTTGCGCTGGTGAAGGTGCTGGCTATCGTGGTTTTCCTGGTCGTGGGGACTATCTTCCTTGGCACTGGCAAGCCGCTGGACGGCGGCACCACCGGCTTCCACCTGATTACCGATAACGGCGGCTTCTTCCCGCACGGCCTGCTGCCTGCGCTGGTGCTGGTGCAGGGCGTAGTCTTCGCCTTCGCCTCTATCGAACTGGTGGGGACGGCGGCGGGTGAATGTAAAGATCCGCAGACCATGGTGCCAAAAGCCATCAATAGCGTGATCTGGCGTATCGGCCTGTTCTACGTTGGCTCCGTGGTTCTGCTGGTGCTGCTGCTGCCGTGGAACGCCTATCAGGCCGGGCAGAGCCCGTTCGTGACCTTCTTCAGCAAGCTGGGCGTGCCTTACATTGGCGACGTAATGAACATGGTGGTGCTGACCGCCGCGCTCTCCAGCCTGAACTCAGGCCTCTACTCTACGGGCCGTATTCTGCGCTCCATGTCGATGGGCGGCTCTGCACCGAAGTTCATGTCCAAAATGAGCAAGCAGCATGTTCCCTACGCGGGCATCCTGGCGACGCTGGCGATCTACATTTTCGGTGTGGTGCTGAACTATCTGGTTCCGGCCAGCGTGTTTGAGATCGTGCTGAACGTGGCGGCGCTGGGCATTATCGCCTCGTGGGCGTTTATCGTGGTATGCCAGATGCGCCTGCGTAAAGCTATTAAAGAGGGCAAAGCGGCTGACGTCAGCTTCAAGCTGCCGGGCGCGCCGGTCACCTCCTGGCTGACGCTGCTGTTCCTGTTGAGTGTGCTGGTGCTGATGGCGTTCGACTATCCGAACGGGACCTATACCATCGCCTCTATTCCGGTGATTGCAGTCCTGCTGGTCGTAGGCTGGTATGGCGTGCGTAAGCGGGTGCAGGAGATCCACAGCACCGCGCCGGTGCATAGTGAAGAGACGGCAGAAAGCGCCGTGCTGGTTGAGAAAACCTCCAGCTAA
- a CDS encoding YncE family protein produces the protein MFLRQLSSPRLRGSLFLGSLLLAGAFNASAAEEMLRKPVGKGAYEMAFSQQENALWVATTQSRKMDKGGVIYRLDPVTLDITQAIHNDLKPFGATINNQTQTLWFGNTTNGAVTAVDAKTGEVKGRLVLDDRKRSETVRPLQPRELAVDETTNTVYITGIGKESVIWAVDGETLKLKNTIADTGTFSTGLAIDAAAKRLYTTNGDGELITIDTASNKILSRQKVLDDGKEHFYLNLSLDTAGQRAFITDSKQAEVLVVNLRDGKVLAKVAAPESLAVLFNPARNEAYVTHRKAGKVSVIDAKSYKVVKSFDTPTYPNSLALSADGKTLYVSVKQASTREKEATDPDDVIRIAL, from the coding sequence ATGTTTTTACGTCAATTAAGCTCGCCGCGCCTGCGTGGTTCACTGTTCCTCGGTTCACTGCTGCTGGCGGGGGCGTTTAACGCCAGCGCGGCGGAGGAGATGCTGCGTAAACCGGTGGGTAAGGGCGCATACGAAATGGCGTTCAGCCAGCAGGAGAACGCCCTGTGGGTCGCCACGACCCAGAGCCGCAAGATGGATAAGGGCGGGGTTATCTACCGCCTCGACCCTGTTACCCTGGATATCACCCAGGCTATCCACAACGATCTCAAGCCGTTTGGTGCGACCATCAACAATCAAACCCAGACGCTGTGGTTTGGCAACACCACCAATGGCGCGGTGACTGCCGTTGACGCGAAAACAGGCGAGGTCAAAGGCCGGCTGGTGCTGGACGATCGCAAGCGCTCCGAAACGGTGCGCCCCTTGCAGCCGCGCGAACTGGCGGTGGATGAAACCACCAATACCGTTTATATCACCGGCATCGGCAAGGAGAGCGTGATCTGGGCCGTTGATGGCGAAACGCTGAAGCTGAAAAACACGATCGCTGACACGGGCACCTTTAGCACCGGGCTGGCTATCGATGCGGCGGCAAAACGTCTCTATACCACCAACGGCGACGGCGAGCTGATTACTATCGATACCGCCAGCAATAAAATCCTCTCCCGTCAGAAGGTGCTTGACGATGGCAAAGAGCACTTCTATCTCAACCTCAGCCTCGACACCGCTGGACAGCGGGCGTTTATTACCGACTCGAAGCAGGCGGAGGTGCTGGTGGTAAATCTGCGCGACGGCAAGGTGCTGGCGAAGGTTGCTGCCCCGGAGTCGCTGGCCGTGCTGTTTAACCCGGCGCGCAACGAAGCCTATGTGACCCACCGCAAGGCGGGCAAGGTGAGCGTTATCGATGCGAAAAGTTATAAGGTGGTGAAGAGCTTCGATACGCCCACCTACCCGAACAGCCTGGCGCTCTCTGCCGATGGTAAAACGCTGTACGTTAGCGTGAAGCAGGCCTCGACCCGCGAGAAAGAGGCGACCGATCCGGATGATGTGATCCGTATTGCGCTATAA
- the pqqU gene encoding TonB-dependent receptor PqqU translates to MKIIAITHATLPFLLLPAACGSAFAADEQTLIVSATPQTVSELDTPAAVSVVNGEEMRHAAPRVNLSESLTGVPGLQIQNRQNYAQDLQLSMRGFGSRSTYGVRGIRMYVDGIPATMPDGQGQTSNIDLNSVESVEVLRGPFSALYGNASGGVVNVTTETGQQPATIEASSYYGSYGSWRYGLKATGATGDGTQAGDVDYTVSSTRFITSGYRDHSGARKNLANAKLGVRIDDVSKLSLIFNSVDIKADDPGGLTQQEWKQDPHQAPRADQYNTRKTIKQTQAGLRYERQLSEQDDLSVMMYAGERETTQYQSIPRAPQLNPTHAGGVIDLSRHYQGIDTRWTHRGELLVPVTITTGLNYENMSEDRKGFENFVMNNGTPDYGQKGNLRRNERNLMWNADPYMQSRWQLTDKLSLDAGVRYSSVWFDSNDHYITAANGDDSGEASYHEWLPAGALKYAVTDAWNVYAAAGRGFETPTINELSYRANNQSGLNFNLKPSTNDTYEIGSKTRVGNGLFTAALFQTMTHDEIVTDTSSGGRTTYKNAGKTRRQGAELSLDQQFAGDWRVKMAWTYLDATYRTNVCGDDNCNGNRMPGIARNMGFASLGYVPESGWYAGADMRYMSDIEANDENTAKAPSYTTVGLNTGYKFNYNNWMLDVFGRVDNLFDKEYVGSVIVNESNGRYYEPAPGRNYGVGLSVAYRFE, encoded by the coding sequence ATGAAAATCATCGCTATCACGCACGCTACCCTCCCTTTTCTGCTTTTGCCCGCCGCCTGCGGCTCTGCTTTTGCCGCTGATGAGCAGACCCTGATCGTCAGCGCTACGCCGCAGACCGTGTCCGAGCTGGATACGCCTGCCGCCGTCAGCGTTGTCAACGGGGAAGAGATGCGTCATGCCGCTCCGCGCGTTAACCTCTCCGAGTCGCTGACCGGCGTGCCGGGGCTACAGATCCAGAATCGCCAGAACTATGCGCAGGATCTGCAGCTCTCTATGCGTGGCTTTGGCTCCCGCTCTACCTACGGCGTGCGCGGCATCCGCATGTACGTCGATGGCATCCCGGCGACCATGCCGGACGGCCAGGGACAGACCTCCAATATCGATCTCAACAGTGTCGAGAGCGTCGAAGTGCTGCGCGGCCCCTTCTCTGCCCTGTACGGTAACGCCTCCGGCGGCGTGGTTAACGTCACTACCGAAACTGGCCAGCAGCCGGCGACTATCGAAGCCAGCAGCTACTACGGCAGCTACGGTAGCTGGCGCTACGGCCTGAAAGCCACCGGTGCAACCGGAGACGGTACTCAGGCAGGTGACGTGGACTACACCGTCTCTTCTACCCGCTTTATTACCAGCGGCTATCGCGACCACAGCGGTGCGCGTAAGAACCTGGCCAATGCCAAACTTGGCGTGCGCATCGATGACGTCAGCAAACTGAGCCTGATCTTTAACAGCGTTGATATCAAAGCGGACGATCCGGGCGGCCTGACGCAGCAGGAGTGGAAACAGGATCCGCATCAGGCTCCGCGTGCTGACCAGTACAACACCCGCAAAACCATCAAGCAGACCCAGGCCGGGCTGCGCTACGAGCGCCAGCTGAGCGAGCAGGATGACCTCAGCGTGATGATGTACGCAGGCGAGCGTGAAACGACCCAGTATCAGTCCATTCCGCGTGCGCCGCAGCTCAATCCGACCCATGCGGGGGGCGTGATCGACCTGAGCCGTCACTACCAGGGGATCGATACCCGCTGGACCCACCGTGGCGAACTGCTGGTGCCGGTAACCATTACCACCGGCCTGAACTATGAAAACATGAGCGAAGATCGGAAAGGTTTCGAGAACTTCGTAATGAATAACGGCACGCCGGATTATGGCCAGAAAGGTAACCTGCGCCGTAACGAGCGTAACCTGATGTGGAATGCCGATCCCTATATGCAGTCCCGCTGGCAGCTGACCGACAAGCTTTCGCTGGACGCTGGCGTGCGGTACAGCTCGGTGTGGTTTGACTCCAATGACCACTACATTACTGCCGCTAACGGCGACGACAGCGGTGAGGCAAGCTACCACGAGTGGCTTCCGGCCGGTGCGCTGAAGTATGCCGTGACCGATGCGTGGAACGTCTACGCCGCCGCAGGCCGTGGCTTCGAGACACCGACCATCAATGAGCTCTCCTACCGGGCCAATAATCAGAGCGGCCTAAACTTCAATCTTAAACCGTCTACCAACGACACCTATGAGATTGGCAGCAAGACCCGCGTCGGCAACGGCCTGTTTACCGCAGCACTGTTCCAGACGATGACCCATGACGAGATCGTGACGGATACCAGCAGCGGCGGGCGCACGACCTACAAAAACGCCGGGAAAACCCGTCGTCAGGGCGCTGAGCTCTCCCTCGACCAGCAGTTTGCTGGCGACTGGCGGGTGAAAATGGCGTGGACCTATCTGGATGCCACCTACCGTACCAACGTCTGCGGGGATGACAACTGCAATGGTAACCGGATGCCGGGCATTGCGCGTAACATGGGCTTCGCCTCCCTCGGCTACGTGCCGGAGAGCGGCTGGTACGCGGGGGCTGATATGCGCTACATGAGCGACATTGAAGCGAACGATGAGAACACGGCGAAAGCACCGTCCTATACCACCGTAGGACTGAACACTGGATATAAGTTCAACTACAACAACTGGATGCTGGACGTCTTTGGCCGCGTCGATAACCTGTTCGACAAAGAGTATGTCGGATCGGTCATCGTTAACGAATCTAACGGTCGCTACTACGAACCGGCTCCGGGTCGTAACTACGGCGTAGGCCTCTCGGTAGCGTACCGCTTCGAGTAA
- a CDS encoding methyl-accepting chemotaxis protein, with amino-acid sequence MFLNRRLRDITISKKLSVGFGLVLLLVAVATILSVMRFKEIRSVYEKTNLIYNINIEVFQAKINRLKYFYSGDEKSGQALANYVNHAAELTASAKNLDWTDGETTLLHTLETHLADFQRSVSGMQSANAALAPLRAAGTLASSAEMQQLQAAEDGVKVAGDNSSADIKLIIASVKAHNDELAYSSSTVTAVIGGVAILIGILVSWWVIRQITRPVQHNLTLAERIASGDLSSVIEVQGGDELGKLTGAMAKMNLRLREMIREVRSSVAQVSHAASEIADGNTDLSSRTEQQAAAVVQTAASMEELTATVRNNADNARHASKLAAEASSTASQGGSVMRDVVNTMGDIHASSQKIADITAVINSIAFQTNILALNAAVEAARAGEQGRGFAVVASEVRSLSQRSSQAAKDIEQLIGESVSRISTGSELVARAGQTMEQVVDAVTRVNDIMGEISSASEEQSRGIEQIARAVGELDSTTQQNATLVSASSMAAGSLEEQAQLLSQLVAAFRLEQPATA; translated from the coding sequence ATGTTTTTAAACCGACGATTACGCGATATCACCATCAGCAAGAAACTGTCGGTGGGGTTTGGTCTGGTTCTGCTGCTGGTGGCGGTGGCTACCATCCTCAGCGTGATGCGTTTTAAAGAGATCCGCAGCGTTTATGAAAAAACCAACCTGATCTACAACATCAATATTGAAGTGTTCCAGGCCAAGATTAATCGCCTGAAATATTTTTACAGCGGCGATGAAAAATCGGGTCAGGCGCTGGCAAACTATGTGAACCATGCCGCAGAGCTTACTGCCTCGGCGAAAAATCTCGACTGGACCGATGGCGAGACGACGCTGCTTCACACCCTTGAAACTCATCTTGCCGACTTTCAGCGCAGCGTAAGCGGCATGCAGAGCGCCAACGCCGCGCTCGCTCCGCTACGCGCCGCCGGCACCCTGGCAAGCAGCGCTGAGATGCAGCAGCTTCAGGCCGCCGAGGATGGGGTTAAGGTCGCTGGCGACAACAGCAGCGCCGACATCAAACTGATTATCGCCTCGGTAAAAGCCCATAACGATGAGCTGGCCTATAGCTCCAGCACCGTGACCGCGGTGATTGGCGGCGTTGCCATACTCATTGGCATTCTTGTCTCGTGGTGGGTGATCCGCCAGATTACCCGGCCGGTGCAGCATAACCTGACCCTGGCGGAGCGCATCGCCAGCGGCGATCTTAGCTCGGTGATTGAGGTGCAGGGCGGCGATGAGTTAGGCAAGCTCACCGGGGCAATGGCGAAGATGAACCTGCGCCTGCGGGAGATGATCCGCGAGGTGCGCAGCAGCGTGGCCCAGGTCTCCCACGCCGCCAGCGAAATTGCCGACGGCAACACCGATCTCTCTTCCCGTACCGAGCAGCAGGCGGCAGCAGTAGTGCAGACCGCGGCCAGCATGGAGGAGCTCACCGCGACGGTGAGAAATAACGCCGATAACGCCCGTCATGCCAGCAAACTGGCTGCCGAGGCCTCCAGCACCGCCAGCCAGGGCGGCAGCGTGATGCGCGACGTGGTCAATACCATGGGCGATATCCATGCCAGCTCGCAAAAAATTGCCGATATCACGGCGGTGATCAACAGCATTGCTTTCCAGACCAACATTCTGGCGCTGAACGCGGCGGTCGAAGCCGCCCGTGCTGGCGAACAGGGCCGTGGCTTTGCGGTGGTTGCCAGCGAGGTGCGCAGCCTCTCCCAGCGCAGCTCCCAGGCGGCGAAAGACATCGAGCAGCTGATCGGCGAGTCGGTGTCACGTATCAGCACCGGCAGCGAGCTGGTGGCCAGAGCGGGACAGACCATGGAGCAGGTGGTGGATGCGGTGACTCGGGTCAACGATATCATGGGTGAGATCTCTTCCGCGTCGGAGGAGCAGAGCCGGGGTATTGAGCAGATAGCCCGCGCGGTTGGCGAGCTGGACAGTACCACCCAGCAGAACGCCACGCTGGTCAGCGCCTCATCGATGGCGGCGGGATCGCTTGAGGAGCAGGCGCAGCTGCTGTCTCAGCTCGTCGCGGCGTTCCGTCTGGAGCAGCCAGCAACGGCGTAA
- a CDS encoding GntR family transcriptional regulator encodes MLDLEKAQRLSLTQQVEVSLKNALIVGALKPGARLITKEIADQLGTSITPVREALLRLVSAGALHATPAQAFLVPEVSQQTHREITEIRKRLESMAVSAACSKMTDEKLRQLRLLAKTFNEARLGANVEQALQANRSFRFRLYEYAEMPTLLSLIEQLWVRIGPCFNHLYPVSAELANGHHDYADLLDALERGDSEASQQSIISVIDMGVNIVQHQYKEAL; translated from the coding sequence ATGCTTGATTTGGAAAAGGCGCAGCGTCTGAGCCTCACTCAGCAGGTTGAAGTAAGTTTAAAAAACGCGTTAATCGTCGGGGCGCTCAAGCCCGGTGCACGCCTGATTACCAAGGAGATTGCCGACCAGCTCGGAACCAGTATTACACCGGTACGCGAGGCACTATTACGTTTAGTCTCTGCGGGTGCGTTACATGCTACTCCCGCCCAGGCCTTTCTGGTTCCCGAAGTGAGCCAGCAAACCCATCGTGAAATAACTGAAATCCGTAAGCGGCTGGAATCGATGGCCGTCAGTGCCGCCTGTAGCAAAATGACCGATGAAAAACTTCGCCAGCTGCGGCTGCTGGCTAAAACCTTTAACGAAGCCCGACTGGGCGCGAACGTAGAGCAGGCCTTACAGGCTAACCGAAGCTTTCGCTTTCGCCTTTACGAGTATGCTGAGATGCCTACGCTGCTCTCCCTGATCGAGCAGCTGTGGGTGCGTATCGGCCCGTGCTTTAACCATCTTTATCCTGTCTCTGCGGAGCTGGCCAACGGGCACCATGACTATGCCGATCTGTTAGACGCCCTGGAGCGGGGTGACAGCGAAGCCAGCCAGCAGTCAATTATTAGTGTCATTGATATGGGCGTAAACATTGTTCAGCATCAGTATAAAGAGGCACTGTAG
- a CDS encoding NADP-dependent oxidoreductase, whose amino-acid sequence MSQEQQRNRQWLLASRPKGAPVAENFRLEESEIPTPTSGQLLLRTVYLSLDPYMRGRMSDEPSYADPVNIGDVMCGGTVSQVVTSQHPDYAEGDWVLGYDGWQTYAISNGEGLVKLDKSLEHPSWALGVLGMPGFTAYMGLLDIGQPKEGETLVVAAATGPVGATVGQIGKIKGLRVVGVAGGAEKCRHAVEKLGFDACIDHHADDFAEQLKNACPQGIDVYYENVGGKVFDAVLPLLNTGARVPVCGLISGYNATDLPPGPDRLPLLMGTILKKRIRMQGFIITQDYGHRIDEFQQEMGRWVQEGKIHYREQIVDGLENAPEAFIGLLEGKNFGKLVIRVSTDQ is encoded by the coding sequence GTGAGTCAAGAACAACAGCGTAACCGCCAGTGGCTGCTGGCTTCCCGCCCGAAAGGCGCGCCAGTTGCTGAAAACTTTCGTCTCGAAGAGAGCGAGATCCCCACGCCAACATCCGGCCAGCTGCTGCTGCGCACCGTCTATCTCTCTCTCGATCCGTATATGCGCGGTCGAATGAGCGATGAACCCTCCTATGCCGATCCGGTGAATATCGGCGACGTCATGTGCGGCGGTACGGTGAGCCAGGTGGTCACCTCGCAGCATCCGGACTATGCCGAAGGTGACTGGGTGCTGGGCTACGACGGCTGGCAGACGTATGCCATCTCTAACGGTGAGGGGCTGGTTAAGCTCGACAAGAGCCTCGAGCACCCGTCCTGGGCGCTGGGCGTGCTGGGGATGCCTGGCTTTACCGCCTATATGGGGCTGCTGGACATTGGTCAGCCCAAAGAGGGGGAGACGCTGGTGGTCGCGGCGGCAACGGGCCCGGTTGGGGCAACGGTCGGTCAGATTGGTAAGATTAAAGGCCTGCGGGTGGTAGGCGTCGCCGGTGGGGCAGAGAAGTGCCGTCACGCCGTCGAAAAGCTGGGCTTTGACGCCTGTATCGATCACCACGCCGATGACTTTGCTGAACAGCTAAAAAATGCCTGTCCACAGGGGATTGATGTCTATTATGAAAACGTTGGTGGCAAGGTATTTGATGCGGTGCTGCCGCTGCTGAATACCGGTGCCCGCGTACCGGTGTGTGGCCTGATCAGCGGCTACAACGCCACCGATCTGCCGCCGGGGCCGGATCGCCTGCCGCTGCTGATGGGCACGATTTTGAAAAAGCGTATCCGGATGCAGGGCTTTATCATTACTCAGGATTACGGTCACCGCATCGACGAGTTTCAGCAGGAGATGGGTAGATGGGTCCAGGAAGGCAAAATTCACTATCGCGAGCAGATTGTTGATGGCCTGGAAAATGCACCGGAAGCCTTTATCGGCCTGCTGGAAGGCAAGAACTTTGGCAAACTGGTTATTCGCGTATCCACGGACCAGTAA
- a CDS encoding GNAT family N-acetyltransferase — MTIRYAGKDDCAAIATIYNHAVLHTAAIWNDQTVDADNRIAWFEARTLMGYPVLVSEENGAITGYAAFGDWRAFDGFRHTVEHSVYVHPDHQGKGLGQALMVRLIEEAKRIGKHVMIAGIESQNAASIHLHEKLGFITTAQMPQVGTKFGRWLDLTFMQLQLDNRSEPDAIA; from the coding sequence ATGACTATCCGCTACGCGGGCAAAGACGACTGCGCCGCCATTGCCACGATCTATAACCACGCCGTACTGCATACCGCCGCTATCTGGAACGATCAGACCGTTGATGCTGATAACCGCATCGCCTGGTTTGAGGCGCGCACCCTGATGGGGTATCCGGTGCTGGTCAGCGAAGAGAATGGCGCGATCACCGGCTATGCAGCTTTCGGCGACTGGCGCGCTTTCGACGGTTTCCGCCATACGGTAGAGCACTCGGTATATGTGCACCCGGATCATCAGGGTAAAGGTCTGGGCCAGGCGCTGATGGTCAGGCTGATTGAGGAGGCAAAACGCATCGGCAAGCACGTGATGATCGCCGGAATTGAGTCGCAGAATGCGGCCTCTATTCACCTGCATGAGAAGCTGGGTTTTATCACCACCGCGCAGATGCCGCAGGTGGGCACCAAGTTTGGCCGCTGGCTGGATCTCACCTTTATGCAGCTGCAGCTGGATAACCGCAGCGAACCGGATGCTATCGCATGA